A genome region from Clostridium sp. JN-9 includes the following:
- a CDS encoding UbiA-like polyprenyltransferase, translated as MVLQKIKDYGKLVMFSHTIFSFSFALFSMLLAANGLPGAKTIFWIIMAFIGARTGANALNRVIDMNIDAKNPRTADRQLPQGLMNKAEVIIFVVLCFMLLSVAAYMLNPLCFKLLPLALILLIGYSYTKRFTWACHIILGITCAAAPVGAWIAVAGNISWTCLILGAADALWVSGFDIIYGAQDAEFDRKNGLYSIPAYFGVENALKISALFHFISAILLISIYFIEKMSWLYAIGLVIICILLIAEHKMVSSDNLKNAKIASYNINELVSVAFLIFSVSDILILR; from the coding sequence ATGGTTTTACAGAAGATTAAGGATTATGGAAAGCTTGTAATGTTTTCTCATACTATTTTTTCATTTTCATTTGCTTTATTCTCTATGTTATTAGCTGCAAATGGACTGCCTGGTGCAAAGACAATATTCTGGATAATTATGGCCTTTATAGGCGCCAGAACAGGAGCAAATGCATTAAACAGAGTAATAGATATGAATATAGATGCAAAGAATCCAAGAACTGCTGACAGACAGCTTCCACAAGGACTTATGAATAAGGCAGAGGTCATAATCTTTGTAGTATTATGTTTCATGCTTTTATCAGTTGCAGCTTATATGCTGAATCCATTATGCTTTAAGCTTCTGCCTTTAGCATTAATCCTTTTGATTGGATATTCATATACCAAAAGATTCACATGGGCATGTCACATTATTTTGGGAATTACATGTGCGGCAGCTCCTGTAGGAGCATGGATAGCAGTTGCCGGTAATATTTCTTGGACATGCTTAATCTTAGGAGCTGCTGATGCACTTTGGGTTTCTGGATTCGATATTATTTATGGGGCTCAGGATGCTGAATTTGATAGGAAAAATGGGCTTTACTCAATCCCCGCTTATTTTGGAGTAGAAAATGCTTTAAAAATATCTGCTTTATTTCACTTTATTTCAGCAATACTATTAATTTCTATATACTTTATTGAAAAAATGAGCTGGCTTTATGCAATAGGCTTAGTTATAATATGTATTTTATTAATAGCAGAGCACAAAATGGTTTCTTCAGATAATTTAAAGAATGCAAAGATTGCATCTTATAATATTAATGAATTAGTAAGTGTTGCTTTTCTAATTTTCAGCGTATCTGATATTTTAATTCTGAGGTGA